Below is a window of Streptomyces sp. NBC_01429 DNA.
TCCTACACCTTCGGGGGCGCGTGATGCGGATCGACATCGATGAGCTGACGGTCGAGATCGCCGGTGCGCGTCTGGTGGAGGACATCACTCTGCGGGCCGGCGACGGCCGGCTCGTCGGCCTGGTGGGGCCCAACGGCAGCGGGAAGTCGACCCTGTTGCGCTGCGTCTACCGGGCCCTGCGCCCCTCCGCCGGAACCGTCCGGATCGGTGGTGAGGACCTGCACGCCATGAGCCCGCGCGAAAGCGCCCGCCGGCTGGCCGCGCTTCCCCAGGAGGCGACGTACGAGTTCGATTTCACCGTCGCCGAGATCGTGGCGATGGGGAGGATGCCGCACCAGCGATCGGTGGCACGCGCGACCGAGGAGGACCGGCGGACGTGTGAGGCGGCGCTCGCGGAGGTAGGGGCCGGTCATCTGGCCGACCGTGGCTTCCTGACCCTCTCCGGCGGCGAGAAGCAGCGGGTCCTGATCGCCCGCGCCATGGCCCAGCAGCCACAGGTGCTCGTACTCGACGAGCCCACCAACCACCTGGACATCGCCCAGCAGTTGGAGGTGCTGGCTCTGGTGCGCGGCAGTGGGCTGACCGTGCTCACCGCGCTGCACGACCTCAACCTCGCCGCGCTCCACTGCGACCTCCTCCATGTCATCGACAACGGCCGGATCGTCGCGTCCGGCGCGCCGCACGACGTTCTCACGGCCGAGCTGCTGGCCGAGGTCTTCGGCGTACGCGCGCACCGGGTGCCGCACCCGGAGACCGGAGTGGTGCAACTGCTCTTCGACCGTCTCCTCCCTGACCGTTCCCCCTCCTGAAGGAGCCCCCGTCACCATGCCCAACCTGGTACGTCCCCTCGCACTCGGCCTCGCACTCACCGCCACTGTGGTCCTCAGCGGCTGCGGCGCGGAGGTCACCCCGAGGGA
It encodes the following:
- a CDS encoding ABC transporter ATP-binding protein produces the protein MRIDIDELTVEIAGARLVEDITLRAGDGRLVGLVGPNGSGKSTLLRCVYRALRPSAGTVRIGGEDLHAMSPRESARRLAALPQEATYEFDFTVAEIVAMGRMPHQRSVARATEEDRRTCEAALAEVGAGHLADRGFLTLSGGEKQRVLIARAMAQQPQVLVLDEPTNHLDIAQQLEVLALVRGSGLTVLTALHDLNLAALHCDLLHVIDNGRIVASGAPHDVLTAELLAEVFGVRAHRVPHPETGVVQLLFDRLLPDRSPS